A genomic segment from Gracilinanus agilis isolate LMUSP501 chromosome 1, AgileGrace, whole genome shotgun sequence encodes:
- the TBXA2R gene encoding thromboxane A2 receptor, with amino-acid sequence MCLPGKVDPCPMPTIQNASTAAPLGPCFRPVNISREERRLIASPWFAATFCLVGLASNLLALAVLAGARRANSYRARSSFLTFLCGLVLTDFLGLFVTGSVVVSQHATLFDWAGTDPDCHLCRFMGVAMIFFGLSPLLLGAAMAAERFVGINQPFSRQGAAPPRRAWATVGLVWAASFGLGLLPVAGLGRYTVQYPGSWCFLTLGSEVGDVTFGLLFALLGTFSVGLSFIFNTISVVTLCRVYHDREAARQRPRDSEVEMMAQLLGIMIVATVCWMPLLVFIAQTVLQSPPVMLPSGQLPRPTEHLLLIYLRVATWNQILDPWVYILFRRAVLKRIYPRLTVQPVRRSIPSLDPAIPQSLQPKCTQELRLQ; translated from the exons ATGTGCCTGCCAGGGAAGGTGGACCCATGTCCAATGCCAACCATCCAAAACGCCAGCACCGCCGCCCCCCTGGGCCCTTGTTTCCGGCCGGTGAACATCAGCCGGGAGGAACGGCGGCTCATCGCTTCGCCCTGGTTCGCTGCCACCTTCTGCCTAGTGGGCCTGGCCTCCAACCTCCTGGCCTTGGCGGTGCTGGCCGGTGCCCGGCGGGCCAACAGCTACCGGGCCCGCtcctccttcctcaccttcctCTGCGGCCTGGTGCTCACCGACTTTCTGGGGCTCTTTGTGACTGGCTCTGTGGTCGTCTCTCAACACGCCACCCTGTTTGACTGGGCCGGCACCGACCCCGACTGCCATCTGTGTAGGTTCATGGGGGTAGCCATGATCTTCTTTGGCCTGAGCCCACTCCTCCTGGGCGCCGCCATGGCGGCCGAGCGCTTCGTGGGCATCAACCAGCCTTTCTCGCGCCAAGGGGCTGCGCCCCCGCGCCGGGCCTGGGCCACCGTGGGGCTGGTGTGGGCGGCCTCCTTCGGCCTGGGGCTGCTGCCCGTCGCCGGCCTGGGCCGATACACCGTCCAGTACCCCGGCTCCTGGTGCTTCTTGACTCTGGGGTCCGAAGTGGGCGACGTGACCTTCGGCCTGCTCTTCGCCCTGCTGGGCACCTTCTCCGTGGGCCTCTCCTTCATCTTCAACACCATCAGCGTGGTCACCCTCTGCCGTGTCTACCATGACCGGGAGGCGGCGCGCCAGCGGCCTCGGGACAGTGAGGTGGAGATGATGGCTCAGCTGCTGGGCATCATGATCGTGGCTACCGTCTGCTGGATGCCTTTGTTG GTCTTCATTGCCCAGACGGTCCTTCAGAGTCCACCTGTCATGCTCCCCAGTGGCCAACTGCCCCGTCCCACAGAGCATCTGCTCCTCATCTACCTACGCGTGGCCACTTGGAACCAGATCCTGGACCCCTGGGTCTACATCCTGTTCCGCAGGGCTGTGCTAAAGCGTATCTACCCTCGATTGACGGTCCAGCCGGTCCGGCGCTCCATCCCGTCTCTGGATCCCGCCATCCCCCAGTCTCTACAGCCCAAATGCACCCAGGAACTGAGGCTGCAGTAA
- the GIPC3 gene encoding PDZ domain-containing protein GIPC3, whose translation MESGGAREAQGAQPSAPRPPPPSPAEQAAPAPSAPRIRPRLVFHTQLAHGSPTGKIEGFTNVRELYAKIAEAFGISPTEILFCTLNSHKVDMQKLLGGQIGLEDFIFAHVRGETKEVEVTKTEDALGLTITDNGAGYAFIKRIKEGSIINRIEAVCVGDSIEAINDQTIVGCRHYEVAKMLRELPKAQPFTLRLVQPKRAFDMIGQRTRSSKCPGEGKVTSGRETLRLRARGSATVEEVPSEFEEEAARRVDDLLESYMGIRDPDLASTLVETSKETQSAQEFARGLDSVLGEFAFPDEFVVEVWAAIGEAKEACG comes from the exons ATGGAGAGCGGAGGGGCCCGGGAGGCACAGGGGGCCCAGCCCTCTGCCCCTCGGCCGCCCCCTCCCTCACCCGCAGAGCAGGCGGCCCCGGCCCCCAGCGCCCCTCGCATCCGGCCTCGACTGGTGTTCCACACCCAGCTGGCGCACGGCAGCCCCACGGGCAAGATCGAGGGTTTCACCAATGTCCGGGAGCTCTACGCCAAGATCGCCGAAGCCTTCGGCATCTCCCCTACCGAG ATCCTGTTTTGCACTCTCAACAGCCACAAGGTGGACATGCAGAAGCTGCTGGGAGGCCAGATTGGGCTGGAGGACTTTATCTTTGCCCATGTACGTGGTGAGACCAAGGAGGTGGAAGTCACTAAGACGGAGGATGCGTTGGGCCTCACCATCACAGACAATGGGGCAGGCTATGCCTTCATCAAG AGGATCAAGGAAGGAAGCATCATTAACCGGATCGAGGCAGTATGTGTGGGAGACAGCATTGAGGCCATCAATGACCAAACCATCGTGGGCTGCCGACACTATGAGGTGGCCAAGATGCTCCGGGAGCTGCCTAAGGCTCAGCCCTTCACCCTGAGGCTGGTGCAGCCCAAAAGGGCCTTTG ATATGATAGGCCAGAGGACCAGGAGCAGCAAGTGCCCTGGGGAGGGGAAAGTGACCAGTGGGAGGGAGACTCTTCGCCTCCGAGCCCGGGGTTCTGCTACAGTGGAGGAGGTG CCCAGTGAGTTTGAGGAGGAGGCTGCTCGAAGGGTGGATGACCTGTTGGAGAGTTACATGGGCATCCGGGACCCAGACCTGG CCTCAACTCTGGTGGAGACCTCCAAAGAAACTCAGAGCGCTCAGGAGTTTGCTCGAGGCTTGGACTCCGTCTTGGGCGAGTTTGCCTTCCCGGACGAATTTGTGGTGGAGGTGTGGGCAGCGATAGGAGAGGCCAAGGAAGCCTGCGGCTAG